The following are encoded together in the Mammaliicoccus vitulinus genome:
- a CDS encoding zinc-dependent alcohol dehydrogenase, with protein MKAVTYQGHKKMKMEKVEDAKIIESTDAIIKITASGICGSDLHLYHQGDLFMEPGFVIGHEPMGIVEETGKDVKKLKKGDRVVIPFNIGCGECFYCNNDMESQCDNSNETPANWKLDNGGLFGFGNLHGNHWGGQAEYLRVPHADFSSFKVPDNNLKDEQVLFLSDVVPTAYWSVEHSGVKPGDTVIVLGCGPIGLMAQKFAKLKGAERVIAIDNVQHRLNHAKKYNGAEVYNFDEEQEIGKVLKEKTRGGADVVIDCVGMDGQQSSPEQELSKHSQQRGTISPILTATESVRKFGTIQLTGIYGSPADNFPIDLIFNRDITVTSGQAPVIHLMPKLYEMIKDEVFDPTEIITHTFPLEEADEAYKVFDQKKDNNIKVVFKPE; from the coding sequence ATGAAAGCAGTCACTTATCAAGGACATAAGAAGATGAAGATGGAAAAAGTTGAAGATGCTAAGATTATTGAATCAACTGATGCAATTATAAAGATAACAGCATCTGGGATTTGTGGTTCAGATTTACATTTATATCATCAAGGTGATTTATTCATGGAACCTGGTTTTGTCATTGGACATGAACCGATGGGTATTGTTGAAGAGACAGGAAAAGATGTAAAAAAACTAAAGAAAGGAGATCGTGTGGTAATACCTTTTAATATTGGGTGTGGAGAATGTTTCTACTGCAATAACGACATGGAATCTCAGTGTGACAATTCTAATGAAACACCAGCGAACTGGAAATTAGATAATGGTGGACTATTCGGTTTTGGTAATCTTCATGGTAATCACTGGGGAGGACAGGCAGAATACTTAAGAGTGCCTCATGCTGACTTTTCTTCATTTAAGGTTCCTGATAACAATCTAAAAGATGAGCAAGTTTTATTCTTATCAGACGTTGTACCTACTGCTTACTGGAGTGTAGAACACTCAGGCGTTAAACCCGGAGATACAGTTATTGTATTAGGTTGTGGTCCTATCGGTTTAATGGCGCAGAAGTTTGCGAAACTAAAAGGTGCAGAGAGAGTGATTGCGATTGACAATGTACAGCATCGTCTCAATCACGCTAAAAAGTACAATGGTGCTGAAGTGTATAACTTTGATGAAGAACAAGAAATAGGTAAAGTTCTTAAAGAAAAAACGCGAGGTGGCGCAGATGTTGTTATTGATTGTGTAGGAATGGATGGACAGCAATCGAGTCCAGAACAGGAGCTATCTAAGCATTCTCAACAACGTGGAACAATAAGTCCTATACTTACTGCTACTGAATCAGTAAGAAAGTTTGGGACAATACAGCTTACCGGTATATATGGATCACCTGCTGATAATTTCCCTATAGATTTAATATTTAACCGTGATATTACAGTAACAAGTGGACAGGCTCCTGTTATTCATCTAATGCCTAAACTTTACGAGATGATTAAAGATGAAGTATTTGATCCTACAGAAATTATTACACATACTTTCCCACTTGAAGAGGCAGACGAAGCTTACAAAGTATTTGATCAGAAGAAGGATAACAACATCAAGGTTGTATTTAAACCAGAATAG
- a CDS encoding DMT family transporter: MNQQNQHMGFIMIISGATLWGLSGPMIQWLFQHSSISSIDFLVFRLILAGIFLLLYLSFSKKQIFEIWKHPGHRIQLILFGAIGMLGAQYFFIETINVSNAVTAMLFQFFAPILITIYVSIQIKQLPTARQFISIVIALIGLYFLITNGSYQNILLTKQGIIFGIFTMLGFTFYTIQPVSLIKKWGVILVVGWGMLIAGVFSLLLNLRFSIQNFIEDLTITTTVMLLGVIVSGTLSFLLYIGSLKYLSPSETSILSSIEPLVAIIISITWLNESFGYYQLVGGLFIIIAVVVLTTPKKIKYEN, encoded by the coding sequence GGGGCCCATGATACAGTGGCTTTTCCAACATTCCAGTATTTCATCCATAGACTTTCTTGTTTTTCGCTTAATATTAGCTGGAATTTTTCTTCTCTTGTATCTTTCTTTTTCAAAAAAACAAATCTTTGAAATTTGGAAGCATCCAGGTCACAGGATTCAACTCATATTATTTGGTGCTATTGGTATGCTAGGTGCTCAATACTTTTTTATTGAGACAATTAATGTAAGCAATGCTGTCACGGCTATGTTGTTTCAGTTTTTTGCTCCAATACTTATTACAATTTATGTATCCATACAAATCAAGCAGCTACCAACTGCCAGACAATTTATTTCTATAGTTATAGCTTTAATTGGTCTCTATTTTTTAATCACAAATGGTTCTTATCAAAATATTCTTCTAACAAAACAAGGTATTATCTTTGGAATTTTTACAATGTTAGGTTTTACATTTTATACTATACAACCGGTTTCTTTAATCAAAAAATGGGGAGTCATTCTTGTGGTTGGATGGGGGATGTTAATCGCAGGTGTATTTTCCCTTTTATTAAATTTAAGATTCAGTATTCAAAATTTTATTGAAGACTTAACAATCACAACAACCGTTATGTTATTAGGTGTGATTGTAAGTGGAACTCTTTCATTTCTTCTCTATATCGGAAGTTTAAAGTATTTATCTCCATCTGAAACAAGTATTTTATCCAGTATAGAACCTCTTGTTGCCATAATCATTTCAATTACTTGGTTGAATGAATCTTTTGGATACTATCAACTAGTAGGCGGGCTATTTATTATTATAGCTGTCGTAGTTTTAACTACGCCAAAAAAAATTAAGTATGAAAATTAA